Proteins from one Juglans microcarpa x Juglans regia isolate MS1-56 chromosome 6S, Jm3101_v1.0, whole genome shotgun sequence genomic window:
- the LOC121237427 gene encoding ADP-ribosylation factor GTPase-activating protein AGD5-like isoform X2, with amino-acid sequence MNEKANVSKELNAKHRKILEGLLKLPENRECADCKSKGPRWASVNLGIFICMQCSGIHRSLGVHISKVRSATLDTWLPEQVAFIQSMGNEKANSYWEAELPPNYDRVGIENFIRAKYDDKRWIPKDGKTKSSTRGQEDKASVHWQRPGERSGPGPSSGSEKTFEERKNTRPSSTIPSAKMSIPVPPKGPEQKIEPAPAVPQAEATKQPLNSASAVSPPKVDYATDLFNMLTMDAPSENSSGEPSPDDNSWAGFQSAGETLTAEKTGTTKPVESGPQSTSGIEDLFKNSPSVIPTLVSEIPQKHGNNDIMSLFEKSSMVSPFSVHQQQLMMLAQQQSLLMAAAAKSAGGELKVLGTAQQPGSNGSINLPTQSWASAGYQMPGMTRNMVPAYPVGSSVPCPTSSMYSMGQSTQFNTAATSAVSKPQSASAVPSMPPTRAGNDYDFSSLTQGMFSKQ; translated from the exons ATACTGGAAGGACTTCTTAAATTGCCAGAGAATAGGGAATGTGCTGACTGCAAATCTAA AGGTCCAAGATGGGCTAGTGTGAATTTAGGCATATTTATATGTATGCAGTGTTCGGGGATCCATAGAAGTCTTGGGGTACACATATCGAAg GTGCGGTCTGCTACCCTGGACACTTGGCTTCCAGAGCAGGTTGCCTTTATTCAAT CCATGGGAAATGAGAAGGCAAATAGTTACTGGGAAGCCGAACTACCTCCAAATTACGATAGAGTtggaattgaaaattttattcgTGCAAA GTACGATGACAAGAGATGGATTccaaaggatggaaaaacaaaatcatcGACTAGAGGGCAGGAAGACAAGGCTTCTGTGCATTGGCAGAGACCTGGGGAAAGAAGTGGTCCGGGCCCTAGTTCTGGTTCTGAAAAGACATTTGAGGAAAGGAAGAACACTCGACCATCTAGTACTATTCCCTCTGCCAAAATGAGTATTCCCGTTCCACCTAAAGGACCTGAGCag AAAATAGAACCAGCACCAGCGGTGCCCCAAGCTGAAGCAACAAAGCAGCCTTTGAATTCTGCTTCTGCTGTCTCTCCACCAAAGGTTGACTACGCAACTGACCTTTTCAACATGTTAACCATGGATGCTCCAAGTGAAAACAGCTCAGGGGAACCTTCACCTGATGATAATTCTTGGGCAGGTTTTCAGT CTGCTGGAGAAACACTGACAGCTGAGAAAACTGGTACGACAAAACCAGTTGAAAGTGGTCCCCAGTCTACCTCTGGAATTGAGgatctttttaaaaattcacCTTCAGTTATACCTACTCTAGTTTCAGAGATACCCCAGAAACATGGGAATAATGATATTATGAGCCTTTTTGAGAAG TCAAGCATGGTGTCGCCATTTTCTGTGCATCAACAACAACTTATGATGCTTGCTCAGCAACAGTCCCTTCTCATGGCTGCTGCAGCTAAATCTGCTGGTGGGGAGCTGAAAGTTCTTGGCACTGCACAACAACCTGGGTCCAATGGCAGTATCAATTTGCCCACTCAAAGTTGGGCGAGTGCTGGCTACCAGATGCCTGGAATG ACAAGGAACATGGTGCCAGCATATCCAGTGGGCAGCTCTGTTCCATGTCCTACATCTAG CATGTATTCCATGGGGCAATCCACCCAATTTAATACTGCTGCCACCAGTGCAGTGAGTAAACCTCAATCGGCATCTGCAGTACCATCTATGCCTCCGACTCGAGCAGGGAATGATTATGATTTCTCCTCCCTAACGCAAGGGATGTTCTCAAAACAGTAA
- the LOC121237427 gene encoding ADP-ribosylation factor GTPase-activating protein AGD5-like isoform X3, which produces MNEKANVSKELNAKHRKILEGLLKLPENRECADCKSKGPRWASVNLGIFICMQCSGIHRSLGVHISKVRSATLDTWLPEQVAFIQSMGNEKANSYWEAELPPNYDRVGIENFIRAKYDDKRWIPKDGKTKSSTRGQEDKASVHWQRPGERSGPGPSSGSEKTFEERKNTRPSSTIPSAKMSIPVPPKGPEQKIEPAPAVPQAEATKQPLNSASAVSPPKVDYATDLFNMLTMDAPSENSSGEPSPDDNSWAAAGETLTAEKTGTTKPVESGPQSTSGIEDLFKNSPSVIPTLVSEIPQKHGNNDIMSLFEKSSMVSPFSVHQQQLMMLAQQQSLLMAAAAKSAGGELKVLGTAQQPGSNGSINLPTQSWASAGYQMPGMTRNMVPAYPVGSSVPCPTSSMYSMGQSTQFNTAATSAVSKPQSASAVPSMPPTRAGNDYDFSSLTQGMFSKQ; this is translated from the exons ATACTGGAAGGACTTCTTAAATTGCCAGAGAATAGGGAATGTGCTGACTGCAAATCTAA AGGTCCAAGATGGGCTAGTGTGAATTTAGGCATATTTATATGTATGCAGTGTTCGGGGATCCATAGAAGTCTTGGGGTACACATATCGAAg GTGCGGTCTGCTACCCTGGACACTTGGCTTCCAGAGCAGGTTGCCTTTATTCAAT CCATGGGAAATGAGAAGGCAAATAGTTACTGGGAAGCCGAACTACCTCCAAATTACGATAGAGTtggaattgaaaattttattcgTGCAAA GTACGATGACAAGAGATGGATTccaaaggatggaaaaacaaaatcatcGACTAGAGGGCAGGAAGACAAGGCTTCTGTGCATTGGCAGAGACCTGGGGAAAGAAGTGGTCCGGGCCCTAGTTCTGGTTCTGAAAAGACATTTGAGGAAAGGAAGAACACTCGACCATCTAGTACTATTCCCTCTGCCAAAATGAGTATTCCCGTTCCACCTAAAGGACCTGAGCag AAAATAGAACCAGCACCAGCGGTGCCCCAAGCTGAAGCAACAAAGCAGCCTTTGAATTCTGCTTCTGCTGTCTCTCCACCAAAGGTTGACTACGCAACTGACCTTTTCAACATGTTAACCATGGATGCTCCAAGTGAAAACAGCTCAGGGGAACCTTCACCTGATGATAATTCTTGGGCAG CTGCTGGAGAAACACTGACAGCTGAGAAAACTGGTACGACAAAACCAGTTGAAAGTGGTCCCCAGTCTACCTCTGGAATTGAGgatctttttaaaaattcacCTTCAGTTATACCTACTCTAGTTTCAGAGATACCCCAGAAACATGGGAATAATGATATTATGAGCCTTTTTGAGAAG TCAAGCATGGTGTCGCCATTTTCTGTGCATCAACAACAACTTATGATGCTTGCTCAGCAACAGTCCCTTCTCATGGCTGCTGCAGCTAAATCTGCTGGTGGGGAGCTGAAAGTTCTTGGCACTGCACAACAACCTGGGTCCAATGGCAGTATCAATTTGCCCACTCAAAGTTGGGCGAGTGCTGGCTACCAGATGCCTGGAATG ACAAGGAACATGGTGCCAGCATATCCAGTGGGCAGCTCTGTTCCATGTCCTACATCTAG CATGTATTCCATGGGGCAATCCACCCAATTTAATACTGCTGCCACCAGTGCAGTGAGTAAACCTCAATCGGCATCTGCAGTACCATCTATGCCTCCGACTCGAGCAGGGAATGATTATGATTTCTCCTCCCTAACGCAAGGGATGTTCTCAAAACAGTAA
- the LOC121237427 gene encoding ADP-ribosylation factor GTPase-activating protein AGD5-like isoform X1 yields MNEKANVSKELNAKHRKILEGLLKLPENRECADCKSKGPRWASVNLGIFICMQCSGIHRSLGVHISKVRSATLDTWLPEQVAFIQSMGNEKANSYWEAELPPNYDRVGIENFIRAKYDDKRWIPKDGKTKSSTRGQEDKASVHWQRPGERSGPGPSSGSEKTFEERKNTRPSSTIPSAKMSIPVPPKGPEQKIEPAPAVPQAEATKQPLNSASAVSPPKVDYATDLFNMLTMDAPSENSSGEPSPDDNSWAGFQSAGETLTAEKTGTTKPVESGPQSTSGIEDLFKNSPSVIPTLVSEIPQKHGNNDIMSLFEKSSMVSPFSVHQQQLMMLAQQQSLLMAAAAKSAGGELKVLGTAQQPGSNGSINLPTQSWASAGYQMPGMVMPCEPQTFNAGIVHSVNDLKSTLLISITGFDFVIFLPEFRQGTWCQHIQWAALFHVLHLACIPWGNPPNLILLPPVQ; encoded by the exons ATACTGGAAGGACTTCTTAAATTGCCAGAGAATAGGGAATGTGCTGACTGCAAATCTAA AGGTCCAAGATGGGCTAGTGTGAATTTAGGCATATTTATATGTATGCAGTGTTCGGGGATCCATAGAAGTCTTGGGGTACACATATCGAAg GTGCGGTCTGCTACCCTGGACACTTGGCTTCCAGAGCAGGTTGCCTTTATTCAAT CCATGGGAAATGAGAAGGCAAATAGTTACTGGGAAGCCGAACTACCTCCAAATTACGATAGAGTtggaattgaaaattttattcgTGCAAA GTACGATGACAAGAGATGGATTccaaaggatggaaaaacaaaatcatcGACTAGAGGGCAGGAAGACAAGGCTTCTGTGCATTGGCAGAGACCTGGGGAAAGAAGTGGTCCGGGCCCTAGTTCTGGTTCTGAAAAGACATTTGAGGAAAGGAAGAACACTCGACCATCTAGTACTATTCCCTCTGCCAAAATGAGTATTCCCGTTCCACCTAAAGGACCTGAGCag AAAATAGAACCAGCACCAGCGGTGCCCCAAGCTGAAGCAACAAAGCAGCCTTTGAATTCTGCTTCTGCTGTCTCTCCACCAAAGGTTGACTACGCAACTGACCTTTTCAACATGTTAACCATGGATGCTCCAAGTGAAAACAGCTCAGGGGAACCTTCACCTGATGATAATTCTTGGGCAGGTTTTCAGT CTGCTGGAGAAACACTGACAGCTGAGAAAACTGGTACGACAAAACCAGTTGAAAGTGGTCCCCAGTCTACCTCTGGAATTGAGgatctttttaaaaattcacCTTCAGTTATACCTACTCTAGTTTCAGAGATACCCCAGAAACATGGGAATAATGATATTATGAGCCTTTTTGAGAAG TCAAGCATGGTGTCGCCATTTTCTGTGCATCAACAACAACTTATGATGCTTGCTCAGCAACAGTCCCTTCTCATGGCTGCTGCAGCTAAATCTGCTGGTGGGGAGCTGAAAGTTCTTGGCACTGCACAACAACCTGGGTCCAATGGCAGTATCAATTTGCCCACTCAAAGTTGGGCGAGTGCTGGCTACCAGATGCCTGGAATGGTAATGCCATGTGAACCACAAACATTTAATGCAGGGATAGTACATAGTGTGAATGACTTAAAGTCTACTTTATTAATTTCTATTACTGGGTTTGACTTTGTCATCTTTCTTCCTGAGTTTAGACAAGGAACATGGTGCCAGCATATCCAGTGGGCAGCTCTGTTCCATGTCCTACATCTAG CATGTATTCCATGGGGCAATCCACCCAATTTAATACTGCTGCCACCAGTGCAGTGA
- the LOC121237427 gene encoding ADP-ribosylation factor GTPase-activating protein AGD5-like isoform X4 — translation MQCSGIHRSLGVHISKVRSATLDTWLPEQVAFIQSMGNEKANSYWEAELPPNYDRVGIENFIRAKYDDKRWIPKDGKTKSSTRGQEDKASVHWQRPGERSGPGPSSGSEKTFEERKNTRPSSTIPSAKMSIPVPPKGPEQKIEPAPAVPQAEATKQPLNSASAVSPPKVDYATDLFNMLTMDAPSENSSGEPSPDDNSWAGFQSAGETLTAEKTGTTKPVESGPQSTSGIEDLFKNSPSVIPTLVSEIPQKHGNNDIMSLFEKSSMVSPFSVHQQQLMMLAQQQSLLMAAAAKSAGGELKVLGTAQQPGSNGSINLPTQSWASAGYQMPGMTRNMVPAYPVGSSVPCPTSSMYSMGQSTQFNTAATSAVSKPQSASAVPSMPPTRAGNDYDFSSLTQGMFSKQ, via the exons ATGCAGTGTTCGGGGATCCATAGAAGTCTTGGGGTACACATATCGAAg GTGCGGTCTGCTACCCTGGACACTTGGCTTCCAGAGCAGGTTGCCTTTATTCAAT CCATGGGAAATGAGAAGGCAAATAGTTACTGGGAAGCCGAACTACCTCCAAATTACGATAGAGTtggaattgaaaattttattcgTGCAAA GTACGATGACAAGAGATGGATTccaaaggatggaaaaacaaaatcatcGACTAGAGGGCAGGAAGACAAGGCTTCTGTGCATTGGCAGAGACCTGGGGAAAGAAGTGGTCCGGGCCCTAGTTCTGGTTCTGAAAAGACATTTGAGGAAAGGAAGAACACTCGACCATCTAGTACTATTCCCTCTGCCAAAATGAGTATTCCCGTTCCACCTAAAGGACCTGAGCag AAAATAGAACCAGCACCAGCGGTGCCCCAAGCTGAAGCAACAAAGCAGCCTTTGAATTCTGCTTCTGCTGTCTCTCCACCAAAGGTTGACTACGCAACTGACCTTTTCAACATGTTAACCATGGATGCTCCAAGTGAAAACAGCTCAGGGGAACCTTCACCTGATGATAATTCTTGGGCAGGTTTTCAGT CTGCTGGAGAAACACTGACAGCTGAGAAAACTGGTACGACAAAACCAGTTGAAAGTGGTCCCCAGTCTACCTCTGGAATTGAGgatctttttaaaaattcacCTTCAGTTATACCTACTCTAGTTTCAGAGATACCCCAGAAACATGGGAATAATGATATTATGAGCCTTTTTGAGAAG TCAAGCATGGTGTCGCCATTTTCTGTGCATCAACAACAACTTATGATGCTTGCTCAGCAACAGTCCCTTCTCATGGCTGCTGCAGCTAAATCTGCTGGTGGGGAGCTGAAAGTTCTTGGCACTGCACAACAACCTGGGTCCAATGGCAGTATCAATTTGCCCACTCAAAGTTGGGCGAGTGCTGGCTACCAGATGCCTGGAATG ACAAGGAACATGGTGCCAGCATATCCAGTGGGCAGCTCTGTTCCATGTCCTACATCTAG CATGTATTCCATGGGGCAATCCACCCAATTTAATACTGCTGCCACCAGTGCAGTGAGTAAACCTCAATCGGCATCTGCAGTACCATCTATGCCTCCGACTCGAGCAGGGAATGATTATGATTTCTCCTCCCTAACGCAAGGGATGTTCTCAAAACAGTAA